A section of the Streptomyces sp. V3I8 genome encodes:
- a CDS encoding carbon-nitrogen hydrolase family protein, which yields MSRPLPLVLAQAAQRAADDLDGLAADVRRRTAGLPAAPLVVYPELHLGGPVGGAVLAPAEQAEALAEPLDGPRDRALAELAGDLGVWLAPGSVHERGADGRVYNTAPVYSPRGERVATYRKIFPWRPYETVTPGAGFTVFDLDGVGRVGLSICYDAWFPETTRHLAWMGAELVLNFVLTSGSDRAQETVLARANAIVNQVFVASVNCAAPVGTGRSLLVDPQGTVRSEAAADSDTTLTDVIDLDEVANVRRLGTAALNRPWQQFRPDDQPLALPLYQGRIDPATWAGATGPALFPGAPTDPDDPSGPTDPSGSGGSSGLTETRRTLAEEGTP from the coding sequence ATGTCCCGCCCTCTTCCCCTCGTACTGGCCCAGGCGGCCCAACGCGCCGCCGATGACCTGGACGGCCTGGCCGCCGACGTGCGCAGGCGCACGGCGGGGCTCCCCGCCGCACCGCTGGTCGTATATCCCGAGCTGCATCTGGGCGGCCCGGTCGGCGGCGCCGTGCTCGCACCGGCCGAGCAGGCCGAGGCCCTCGCCGAGCCCCTGGACGGCCCGCGCGACCGGGCCCTCGCCGAACTCGCCGGCGACCTCGGTGTCTGGCTCGCCCCGGGCAGCGTCCACGAACGCGGAGCCGACGGACGCGTGTACAACACCGCCCCCGTCTACTCCCCGCGCGGCGAACGGGTCGCGACCTACCGGAAGATCTTCCCGTGGCGGCCCTACGAGACCGTCACCCCCGGCGCCGGGTTCACCGTCTTCGACCTCGACGGCGTCGGCCGCGTGGGACTGTCGATCTGCTACGACGCGTGGTTCCCGGAGACCACCCGCCACCTGGCCTGGATGGGTGCCGAGCTGGTACTGAACTTCGTGCTGACCTCCGGCAGCGACCGCGCCCAGGAAACCGTGCTGGCCCGCGCCAACGCCATCGTCAACCAGGTGTTCGTCGCCAGCGTCAACTGCGCCGCGCCCGTCGGCACCGGCCGCAGCCTGCTCGTGGACCCGCAGGGCACCGTACGGTCCGAGGCCGCGGCCGACAGCGACACCACCCTCACCGATGTGATCGACCTGGACGAGGTCGCCAACGTCCGCCGTCTCGGCACCGCCGCGCTCAACCGGCCGTGGCAGCAGTTCCGCCCCGACGACCAGCCCCTCGCCCTGCCGCTCTACCAGGGCCGTATCGACCCCGCCACCTGGGCCGGCGCCACCGGACCAGCACTCTTCCCCGGCGCTCCCACTGACCCCGATGACCCCAGTGG
- a CDS encoding TetR/AcrR family transcriptional regulator, whose translation MARPRNQAERRAQLIDATARTVVDLGATATKLRDVAKAAGVTPASVLYYYADIQELFAAVFERSAATYFVSREEAIAAVEGPVARLRACVRSGVPWPGEGEESTRLLFELFPVALRNEVAADRQRTFAHQQAELYRQVLELGEESGEFTLTGDARSLGRSFVALEDGYAMDLLVGDATAQDIENRLLDHAHVVTGNPAFDRRG comes from the coding sequence ATGGCCCGACCCAGAAACCAGGCGGAACGCCGCGCCCAGCTGATCGACGCGACCGCCCGGACCGTGGTGGACCTCGGGGCCACGGCCACCAAGCTGCGGGACGTCGCGAAGGCCGCCGGCGTCACCCCCGCCTCGGTGCTCTACTACTACGCCGACATCCAGGAACTGTTCGCCGCGGTGTTCGAGCGCAGCGCGGCGACGTACTTCGTCAGCCGCGAGGAGGCCATCGCAGCGGTGGAGGGTCCGGTGGCGCGGCTGCGCGCCTGCGTCCGCAGCGGTGTGCCCTGGCCCGGGGAGGGCGAGGAGAGCACCCGGCTGCTCTTCGAACTGTTCCCGGTGGCCCTGCGCAACGAGGTCGCCGCCGACCGGCAGCGCACCTTCGCGCACCAGCAGGCCGAGCTCTACCGCCAGGTGCTCGAACTCGGCGAGGAAAGCGGCGAGTTCACCCTGACCGGCGACGCCCGGTCCCTGGGCCGCTCCTTCGTGGCACTGGAGGACGGCTACGCGATGGACCTGCTGGTCGGCGACGCGACCGCCCAGGACATCGAGAACCGCCTGCTCGACCACGCGCACGTCGTGACGGGCAACCCGGCCTTCGACAGGCGCGGTTGA
- a CDS encoding DUF397 domain-containing protein → MSTTELAWFKSSHSGSQGDSCVEVALTEQAIHVRDSKDATRPPLAVGREGWTRFVAFAAEG, encoded by the coding sequence ATGAGTACGACGGAACTCGCCTGGTTCAAGTCCAGCCACAGCGGCAGCCAGGGCGACAGCTGCGTTGAAGTCGCCCTCACCGAACAAGCCATCCACGTACGGGACTCCAAGGACGCGACGCGGCCTCCCCTCGCGGTGGGGCGCGAAGGATGGACGCGGTTCGTGGCATTCGCGGCGGAGGGCTGA
- a CDS encoding helix-turn-helix transcriptional regulator, with product MPDSSDVTACDGEREPDPSDSLRTFGAVVQALREHAGLSRAEFGARVRFSKHTVESVELGRRMPDESFVERAEEALGDTGALRKAARHLTRGEAGLAAWFRRWARLEKVAVSLCTYECRLVPGLLQSEGYARAVFEGTIPVVTDEGLETLLAVRMERRRMLYERPTVPFSFIVEEHVFRRRFGDAEQMRDMLDQVLERSRLRNVRLQVVPLDSELHACLDGPVQLLETPEGRRLAYSEGQQNGRLIADVKEVSLLQQRYDTLRSQALTPKDSRGLLERLRGEL from the coding sequence ATGCCGGACAGCAGTGACGTGACGGCTTGCGACGGAGAGCGCGAGCCGGATCCCTCCGACAGTCTGCGGACCTTCGGGGCGGTCGTCCAGGCCCTGCGCGAACACGCCGGGCTCAGCCGGGCGGAGTTCGGGGCGCGGGTGCGGTTCTCCAAGCACACCGTGGAGTCCGTGGAGTTGGGCAGACGGATGCCGGACGAATCGTTCGTGGAGCGGGCGGAGGAGGCACTGGGCGACACGGGCGCGTTGCGCAAGGCGGCCCGGCACCTGACGCGGGGCGAGGCGGGACTGGCGGCGTGGTTCCGGCGGTGGGCCCGGCTGGAAAAGGTGGCGGTGAGCCTGTGCACGTACGAGTGCCGGTTGGTGCCGGGACTGTTGCAGTCGGAGGGATATGCGCGGGCGGTGTTCGAGGGCACGATTCCCGTGGTCACGGACGAGGGCCTGGAGACTCTGCTTGCTGTCCGCATGGAGAGGCGGCGGATGCTGTACGAGCGGCCGACTGTGCCGTTCAGCTTCATCGTGGAGGAGCATGTGTTCCGTCGCCGGTTCGGCGACGCCGAACAGATGCGGGACATGCTCGATCAAGTGCTGGAGCGCAGTCGGCTGCGCAACGTGCGGCTGCAGGTCGTGCCGCTGGACAGCGAGTTGCACGCATGCCTGGACGGCCCGGTGCAGTTGCTCGAGACACCGGAGGGGCGGCGTCTCGCGTACTCCGAAGGCCAGCAGAACGGTCGGCTGATCGCCGACGTGAAAGAGGTGAGTCTGCTCCAGCAGCGCTATGACACACTGCGCTCGCAGGCCCTGACCCCCAAAGACTCGAGGGGTCTGCTGGAGCGACTGCGAGGAGAGCTATGA
- a CDS encoding ATP-binding protein: protein MNATTPRLASAAVHTFTQRLSSTRRGARLARLLAVEQLRAWPVSPGVADRAEQITAELAANAALHGCVQGRDFRLRLTVDTTTDTVRIAVTDARGEQLPALSVDFETPPDSESGRGLILVTALADRWGTESHPPGGKTVWAEVSPASGQAGRVDHQPG, encoded by the coding sequence ATGAACGCCACCACCCCCCGCCTCGCCAGCGCCGCTGTGCACACGTTCACGCAGCGGCTCTCCTCCACCCGACGCGGCGCCCGCCTCGCCCGGCTCCTCGCCGTCGAACAGCTCCGCGCCTGGCCGGTGTCACCCGGCGTGGCCGACCGCGCGGAACAGATCACCGCCGAGCTGGCCGCCAACGCGGCCCTCCACGGCTGCGTGCAGGGCCGCGACTTCCGGCTCCGCCTCACCGTCGACACCACCACCGACACGGTGCGTATCGCGGTCACCGACGCACGCGGTGAGCAACTGCCCGCTCTGTCCGTGGACTTCGAGACACCGCCCGACAGCGAATCGGGACGCGGCCTCATCCTCGTCACCGCCCTCGCCGACCGCTGGGGCACGGAATCGCATCCGCCCGGCGGCAAGACCGTATGGGCCGAGGTCTCCCCCGCTTCGGGGCAGGCAGGGCGGGTCGACCACCAGCCCGGGTAG
- a CDS encoding phosphatase PAP2 family protein yields the protein MAAETESRPAPSVLPPSSRVWLGVVAVLAAFAVVVTGVLYAGHSQAGRVDRWVMDPTDDSVRSPWRGVALGVDFLGEPVGAAVLVVAVVTGCLLLRRPRAAVFVVVGTGGTVVVATLLKSLVGRTIHGPDNLSYPSGHTAFLTALAVAVALLVTGRLGLGRAAGMSLVSAAALAAGAVMGWAQVALGAHYPTDVLGGWCTALAVVPVAALLVDLVTDRHRHRQH from the coding sequence ATGGCAGCAGAGACTGAGTCCCGGCCGGCGCCCTCGGTGCTGCCCCCGTCGTCGCGTGTGTGGCTCGGGGTGGTTGCGGTTCTTGCCGCATTCGCCGTCGTCGTGACCGGGGTGCTGTACGCCGGTCACAGTCAGGCCGGTCGGGTGGACCGGTGGGTCATGGACCCGACCGACGACAGTGTGCGGTCGCCCTGGCGGGGCGTCGCGCTCGGCGTCGACTTCCTCGGGGAACCCGTCGGGGCCGCCGTCCTGGTCGTGGCCGTCGTGACGGGCTGTCTGCTGTTGCGGCGGCCCCGTGCCGCGGTGTTCGTCGTGGTCGGGACCGGGGGCACCGTGGTGGTGGCCACCTTGCTCAAGTCCCTGGTGGGGCGCACCATCCACGGGCCCGACAATCTGTCCTACCCGAGCGGGCACACCGCTTTCCTCACCGCGCTCGCCGTCGCCGTGGCGCTCCTCGTGACCGGTCGGCTCGGCCTCGGCAGGGCGGCCGGCATGTCACTCGTGTCGGCCGCGGCGCTGGCCGCCGGCGCCGTCATGGGCTGGGCACAGGTCGCGCTGGGCGCGCACTACCCGACCGACGTCCTCGGCGGTTGGTGCACCGCGCTGGCGGTGGTGCCGGTGGCGGCCCTGCTGGTCGATCTCGTCACCGACCGGCACCGGCACCGGCAGCACTGA
- a CDS encoding glutamate-1-semialdehyde 2,1-aminomutase — MEPEEFGLPRSTAANERLHALVPGGAHTYAKGDDQYPENLAPVISHGRGAHVWDVDGNRYIEYGSGLRSVSLGHAHPRVTEAVRRELDRGSNFVRPSIVEVEAAERFLATVPTAEMVKFAKNGSDATTAAVRLARAATGRPLVALCADHPFFSTDDWFIGTTPMSAGIPATTTDLTVSFPYGDLAATEELLTRHRGEVACLILEPATHTEPPPGYLAGLREVADRHGCVLVFDEMITGLRWSEAGAQGLYGVVPDLSTFGKALGNGFAVSALAGRRELMELGGLRHSGDRVFLLSTTHGAETHSLAAAMAVQATYTEEGITARLHTLGERLAAGVRDAAAGMGVGDHLVVRGRASNLVYATLDEQGRPSQEYRTLFLRRLLAGGVLAPSFVVSSALDDADIDHTVDVVAQACAVYRKALDAGDPTPWTGGRPVKPVFRRQA, encoded by the coding sequence GTGGAACCCGAAGAGTTCGGCCTGCCCCGGTCGACGGCGGCCAACGAGCGGCTGCACGCCCTGGTCCCCGGGGGCGCGCACACCTACGCCAAGGGCGACGACCAGTACCCCGAGAACCTGGCACCGGTCATCAGCCACGGCCGCGGCGCCCATGTGTGGGACGTCGACGGCAACCGCTACATCGAGTACGGCTCCGGCCTGCGGTCGGTCAGCCTCGGCCACGCCCACCCGCGCGTGACCGAGGCGGTACGGCGCGAACTCGACCGCGGCAGCAACTTCGTCCGGCCCTCGATCGTGGAGGTGGAGGCCGCGGAACGCTTCCTGGCCACCGTGCCGACCGCCGAGATGGTGAAGTTCGCGAAGAACGGCTCCGACGCCACCACCGCCGCGGTACGCCTCGCGCGCGCCGCCACCGGCCGCCCCCTGGTGGCCCTCTGCGCCGACCACCCGTTCTTCTCCACCGACGACTGGTTCATCGGCACCACGCCGATGTCCGCGGGCATCCCGGCGACGACCACCGACCTCACCGTGTCCTTCCCGTACGGGGACCTGGCCGCCACGGAGGAGCTGCTCACCCGGCACCGGGGCGAGGTCGCCTGCCTGATCCTCGAACCCGCCACCCACACCGAGCCGCCGCCCGGATACCTGGCCGGCCTGCGCGAGGTGGCCGACCGGCACGGCTGCGTCCTGGTCTTCGACGAGATGATCACCGGTCTGCGCTGGTCCGAGGCGGGCGCCCAGGGCCTGTACGGCGTCGTCCCCGACCTCTCCACCTTCGGCAAGGCGCTGGGCAACGGGTTCGCCGTCTCCGCGCTGGCCGGGCGCCGCGAGCTGATGGAGCTGGGCGGCCTGCGCCACTCCGGCGACCGGGTGTTCCTGCTGTCCACCACGCACGGCGCGGAGACCCACTCCCTGGCGGCGGCGATGGCCGTGCAGGCCACCTACACCGAAGAGGGCATCACCGCGCGACTGCACACCCTCGGCGAGCGACTGGCCGCCGGGGTCCGCGACGCCGCGGCCGGCATGGGCGTCGGCGACCACCTCGTCGTCCGGGGCCGGGCCAGCAACCTGGTGTACGCCACCCTCGACGAGCAGGGCCGGCCGTCGCAGGAGTACCGCACCCTGTTCCTGCGCCGGCTCCTCGCGGGCGGGGTGCTCGCCCCGTCGTTCGTGGTGAGCAGCGCGCTCGACGACGCCGACATCGACCACACCGTCGACGTGGTGGCCCAGGCGTGCGCGGTGTACCGCAAGGCACTGGACGCGGGGGACCCCACGCCGTGGACGGGCGGCCGACCGGTGAAGCCGGTGTTCCGCCGCCAGGCCTGA
- the rfbC gene encoding dTDP-4-dehydrorhamnose 3,5-epimerase, whose product MKATEVPAIAGAYLFEPTPYADERGFFCRTFDADVVRSVGLDPHAFLQDSLSRSARGVLRGLHLRSGAGEAKLVRCSYGRIFDVVVDLRPDSPTYRTVASFELSDETQRTLYIPAGCAHGFQALTETADTSYRIDRPHDPAEDVTIAFDDPELAVPWPLPVTSMSRRDREAPSLAVALKQKES is encoded by the coding sequence ATGAAAGCGACCGAAGTCCCGGCGATCGCCGGCGCGTACCTGTTCGAGCCGACGCCGTACGCCGACGAACGCGGCTTCTTCTGCCGCACCTTCGACGCCGACGTGGTCCGCTCGGTGGGCCTCGACCCGCACGCCTTCCTCCAGGACAGCCTGTCCCGCTCGGCCCGGGGGGTGCTGCGCGGCCTGCACCTGCGCTCCGGCGCCGGCGAGGCCAAGCTGGTGCGCTGCTCGTACGGCAGGATCTTCGACGTCGTCGTGGACCTGCGCCCGGACTCACCGACGTACCGCACCGTGGCCTCCTTCGAGCTGTCCGACGAGACGCAGAGGACGCTCTACATCCCGGCGGGGTGCGCGCACGGCTTCCAGGCGCTGACCGAGACCGCCGACACCTCCTACCGCATCGACCGCCCGCACGATCCGGCCGAGGACGTGACGATCGCCTTCGACGACCCGGAACTCGCCGTTCCCTGGCCGCTGCCGGTCACCTCGATGTCCCGGCGGGACCGGGAGGCGCCGAGCCTCGCGGTGGCCCTGAAGCAGAAGGAGAGCTGA
- a CDS encoding polysaccharide pyruvyl transferase family protein: protein MTSADKAPVRVGLFGLLGSGNLGNDGSLEAVLGYLRAEHPDAAVDALCGGPEVVAARYRIPATRLHWYRGEYRTASRAGAIAGKGLGKLVDAFRTAAWVRRHDVVIVPGMGVLEATLPLRPWGFPYALFLLCASGRLFGTKVALVGVGAAPIGDRATRALVRRSARLATYRSYRDAQSRDALRDMGVDTARDEVYPDLAFALPAPRADVPEAGVPEAGVPTGPPRPVCVGVMDFHGGNDDRARAEEIHRRYLDGTTRFVRALAEDGRTVRLLTGDDCDAPVAAAILDAVDSPLVTAAGAASLADLMKETAAADAVVATRYHNLVCALKAGTPTLALSYAAKSDALMARMGLDAYCHPAREVDADRLLEQFRSLEKKSAQLRRTLAERNADVTRQLEDQFTALTAALFPTTDRTRAHTPTRTRADAVRKAP, encoded by the coding sequence ATGACGTCCGCGGACAAGGCCCCGGTGCGCGTCGGGCTGTTCGGCCTGCTCGGCTCCGGCAACCTCGGCAACGACGGATCGCTGGAGGCCGTGCTCGGCTACCTGCGCGCCGAGCACCCGGACGCGGCCGTGGACGCGCTGTGCGGCGGACCCGAGGTCGTCGCGGCCCGGTACCGGATTCCCGCCACAAGGCTGCACTGGTACCGCGGCGAGTACCGGACCGCCTCCCGGGCGGGCGCGATCGCGGGGAAGGGCCTGGGCAAACTCGTCGACGCCTTCCGCACCGCCGCCTGGGTGCGCCGGCACGACGTGGTGATCGTGCCCGGCATGGGCGTCCTGGAGGCCACCCTGCCGCTGCGGCCGTGGGGCTTCCCGTACGCGCTGTTCCTGCTCTGCGCGAGCGGCCGGCTGTTCGGCACCAAGGTCGCACTGGTCGGCGTCGGCGCCGCCCCGATCGGGGACCGGGCGACCCGGGCCCTGGTGCGCCGGTCGGCGCGGCTGGCCACCTACCGGTCGTACCGGGACGCCCAGTCCCGCGACGCGCTGCGGGACATGGGCGTGGACACCGCACGCGACGAGGTCTACCCGGACCTGGCGTTCGCCCTGCCGGCGCCGCGGGCGGATGTGCCGGAGGCGGGTGTGCCGGAGGCGGGTGTGCCGACGGGCCCGCCGCGCCCGGTCTGCGTCGGCGTCATGGACTTCCACGGCGGCAACGACGACCGTGCCCGGGCCGAGGAGATCCACCGGCGCTACCTCGACGGGACGACCCGGTTCGTCCGCGCGCTGGCCGAGGACGGCAGAACGGTCCGGCTGCTCACCGGCGACGACTGCGACGCCCCGGTGGCCGCCGCGATCCTCGACGCGGTGGACTCGCCGCTGGTCACCGCCGCCGGGGCGGCCTCCCTGGCCGACCTGATGAAGGAGACGGCGGCCGCCGACGCCGTGGTGGCCACGCGCTACCACAACCTGGTCTGCGCGTTGAAGGCCGGCACACCGACGCTCGCGCTCAGCTACGCGGCCAAGAGCGACGCGCTCATGGCCCGGATGGGCCTCGACGCGTACTGCCACCCGGCCCGCGAGGTCGACGCCGACCGGCTGCTCGAACAGTTCCGGTCACTGGAGAAGAAGTCGGCGCAGCTGCGGCGGACCCTCGCCGAGCGGAACGCGGACGTCACCCGCCAACTCGAGGACCAGTTCACGGCGTTGACCGCGGCCCTGTTCCCGACGACCGACCGAACCCGTGCCCACACTCCCACCCGCACCCGGGCCGACGCCGTACGGAAGGCACCATGA
- a CDS encoding glycosyltransferase family 2 protein: MTAHPRLSIGLPVYNGEEYLAESFEALLGQTYEDFELVVSDNASTDGTQEICRTYAAKDPRIRYIRLPRNIGAAPNHNYVFTECRGELFKWASHDDLYARDLLRACVEALDERPDVVLAHSGQAVIDGDGRVKVPYDYGLATDSPHAPERFRSLLFEPGGDDFYGVMRADMLRRVKPHDSYHHADRTFVAEITLHGPFYQVPELLYFRRDHPTRAERANPSKRSRCVNLDPRRAGPLHPTPRLLAEYVWGFVSAVRRAPLSAADRRACYRHLAAWATSRVRPGAGERVEDRAPVDPARPTVSVDALVAGREGRRT, from the coding sequence ATGACCGCCCACCCCAGGCTGAGCATCGGCCTGCCCGTCTACAACGGCGAGGAGTACCTCGCCGAGTCGTTCGAGGCCCTGCTCGGCCAGACCTACGAGGACTTCGAGCTGGTCGTCTCCGACAACGCCTCGACCGACGGGACCCAGGAGATCTGCCGCACGTACGCGGCGAAGGACCCGCGCATCCGGTACATCCGGCTGCCTCGGAACATCGGCGCCGCGCCGAACCACAACTACGTGTTCACCGAGTGCCGTGGCGAGCTGTTCAAGTGGGCCTCGCACGACGACCTCTACGCCCGGGACCTGCTGCGGGCCTGCGTCGAGGCGCTGGACGAGCGGCCGGACGTGGTCCTCGCGCACAGCGGCCAGGCGGTCATCGACGGCGACGGCCGGGTGAAGGTCCCGTACGACTACGGCCTCGCCACCGACTCGCCGCACGCGCCGGAGCGCTTCCGCAGCCTGCTGTTCGAGCCCGGCGGCGACGACTTCTACGGGGTGATGCGGGCCGACATGCTGCGCCGGGTGAAGCCGCACGACAGCTACCACCACGCGGACCGCACGTTCGTTGCCGAGATCACCCTGCACGGACCCTTTTACCAGGTGCCGGAACTGCTGTACTTCCGCCGCGACCACCCCACCCGCGCCGAACGGGCGAACCCCTCCAAGCGCTCCCGGTGCGTCAACCTGGACCCGCGCCGGGCGGGCCCGCTGCACCCGACGCCCCGGCTGCTGGCCGAGTACGTCTGGGGCTTCGTCTCGGCGGTCCGGCGGGCACCGCTGTCCGCGGCCGACCGGCGCGCCTGCTACCGCCACCTCGCCGCGTGGGCGACCAGCCGGGTCCGGCCGGGCGCCGGCGAGCGGGTCGAGGACCGGGCCCCGGTCGACCCGGCCCGGCCCACCGTCTCCGTCGACGCCCTCGTCGCCGGCCGGGAGGGGAGGCGGACATGA
- a CDS encoding DUF4910 domain-containing protein encodes MAPVTARPQDGTGEEMHALVERLYPLCRSITGDGVRATLEIVGEYVPLRVHEVPTGTQVLDWTVPQEWNIRDAYIADAAGNRVVDFRASSLHVLGYSLPVSATMPLAELRAHLHTLPDQPSLVPYRTSYYKPDWGFCLAQETLDALPDGEYEVRIDSTLADGHLTYAEHVVPGQVSDEVIVSCHVCHPSLANDNLAGIAVATFLARELARTTPYYTYRFIFAPGTVGAITWLARNAERVEQVRHGLVLACAGDTGQLTYKQSRRGDAEIDRVLRHVLAASERPHSVNEFTPYGYDERQYCSPGFDLGVGSLSRTPYAGYPEYHTSADNPDFVSPEAMADTLAVCREAFAVLDRNRRYVNLSPYGEPQLGRRGLYDSLGGRSDAKEAQLAMLWVLSLSDGEHSLLDVAQRSGLSFDTVAVAADALHGAGLIKA; translated from the coding sequence GTGGCGCCGGTGACCGCGCGGCCGCAGGACGGTACCGGCGAGGAGATGCACGCGCTGGTGGAGCGGCTGTACCCGCTGTGCCGGAGCATCACGGGCGACGGGGTGCGCGCCACCCTGGAGATCGTCGGCGAGTACGTCCCGCTGCGGGTGCACGAGGTGCCGACCGGGACGCAGGTGCTCGACTGGACGGTGCCGCAGGAGTGGAACATCCGGGACGCGTACATCGCCGACGCGGCCGGCAACCGGGTCGTCGACTTCCGCGCGTCCAGCCTGCACGTGCTCGGCTACAGCCTGCCGGTGTCGGCGACCATGCCGCTGGCCGAGCTGCGCGCCCACCTGCACACCCTGCCGGACCAGCCGTCCCTGGTGCCCTACCGCACCAGTTACTACAAGCCGGACTGGGGATTCTGCCTGGCCCAGGAGACTCTGGACGCGCTGCCCGACGGCGAGTACGAGGTGCGCATCGACTCCACCCTGGCCGACGGCCACCTCACCTACGCCGAGCACGTGGTACCCGGGCAGGTCTCCGACGAGGTGATCGTCTCCTGTCACGTCTGCCACCCGTCGCTGGCCAACGACAACCTGGCCGGCATCGCGGTGGCGACGTTCCTGGCCCGGGAGCTGGCGCGGACGACGCCGTACTACACCTACCGGTTCATCTTCGCGCCCGGCACCGTCGGCGCGATCACCTGGCTCGCCCGCAACGCGGAACGCGTGGAGCAGGTCAGGCACGGGCTCGTGCTGGCGTGCGCCGGTGACACCGGCCAGTTGACGTACAAGCAGAGCAGGCGCGGCGACGCGGAGATCGACCGGGTGCTGCGGCATGTGCTGGCAGCCTCCGAACGCCCGCACAGCGTCAACGAGTTCACCCCGTACGGCTACGACGAGCGGCAGTACTGCTCACCCGGGTTCGACCTCGGCGTGGGCTCGCTCAGCCGGACCCCGTACGCCGGGTACCCCGAGTACCACACCTCGGCGGACAACCCGGACTTCGTCTCCCCGGAGGCGATGGCGGACACGCTCGCCGTCTGCCGCGAGGCGTTCGCCGTCCTCGACCGCAACCGGCGGTACGTCAACCTCAGTCCCTACGGCGAACCACAGCTGGGACGGCGGGGGCTGTACGACTCGCTCGGCGGGCGCAGCGACGCGAAGGAGGCCCAGCTGGCCATGCTCTGGGTGCTCAGCCTCTCCGACGGCGAGCACAGTCTGCTGGACGTCGCGCAGCGGTCCGGGCTGTCCTTCGACACCGTCGCCGTCGCCGCCGACGCCCTGCACGGCGCCGGACTGATCAAGGCATGA
- a CDS encoding NAD(P)-dependent oxidoreductase has translation MRVLLTGHQGYLGTVMAPVLAAAGHEVVGLDAGLFADCVLGPPPADPPGHRVDLRDVTAEHVAGVDAVIHLAALSNDPLGSLAPDLTYDINHHASVRLARLAREAGVRRFLYASTCSVYGAAGGGGLVAEDAPLRPVTPYAESKVRVEDDLHALADGDFSPVYMRNATAFGYSPRLRADIVLNNLVGHALLSGEVLVLSDGTPWRPLVHAADIARAFTAALDAPREAVHDRAFNIGSETNNVTVAEIAEQVAESVSGAKVRITGENGADPRSYRVDFARFRAAIPGFDCEWTVKRGALELADAYREHGLTREDFEQRFTRLAVLRAASEAGTVDDTLRWRR, from the coding sequence GTGCGCGTACTGCTGACCGGGCACCAGGGCTATCTGGGCACCGTGATGGCTCCGGTCCTCGCGGCCGCCGGACACGAGGTCGTCGGCCTCGACGCCGGCCTGTTCGCCGACTGCGTGCTCGGCCCGCCGCCCGCGGACCCGCCGGGACACCGGGTGGACCTGCGGGACGTCACGGCCGAACACGTGGCCGGGGTGGACGCCGTGATCCACCTGGCCGCGCTGTCCAACGACCCGCTGGGATCGCTGGCGCCCGACCTCACCTACGACATCAACCACCACGCCTCCGTACGGCTGGCCCGCCTCGCCCGCGAGGCCGGGGTGCGACGCTTCCTGTACGCGTCCACCTGCTCGGTCTACGGCGCCGCCGGCGGTGGCGGCCTGGTGGCCGAGGACGCCCCGCTGCGCCCGGTGACCCCGTACGCGGAGTCCAAGGTGCGGGTGGAGGACGACCTGCACGCGCTCGCCGACGGCGACTTCAGCCCGGTGTACATGCGCAACGCCACGGCCTTCGGCTACTCGCCCCGGCTGCGCGCCGACATCGTGCTGAACAACCTGGTCGGTCACGCGCTGCTGTCCGGGGAGGTGCTCGTGCTCTCCGACGGCACCCCCTGGCGCCCGCTGGTGCACGCCGCCGACATCGCCCGGGCCTTCACGGCCGCGCTGGACGCGCCGCGCGAGGCGGTCCACGACCGGGCGTTCAACATCGGCAGCGAGACCAACAACGTCACGGTCGCCGAGATCGCCGAGCAGGTCGCCGAGTCGGTGTCCGGCGCGAAGGTGCGGATCACCGGCGAGAACGGCGCCGACCCGCGGTCCTACCGGGTGGACTTCGCCCGGTTCCGCGCCGCGATCCCCGGCTTCGACTGCGAGTGGACGGTGAAGCGGGGCGCGCTCGAACTCGCCGACGCCTACCGGGAGCACGGGCTGACCCGGGAGGACTTCGAGCAGCGCTTCACCCGCCTGGCCGTGCTGCGCGCGGCGTCCGAGGCCGGCACCGTCGACGACACCCTGCGGTGGCGCCGGTGA